The Nomascus leucogenys isolate Asia chromosome 4, Asia_NLE_v1, whole genome shotgun sequence genome includes the window accgcacctggcccctttaaattcttcctgaggggcctggTCTAACAGAAGCTCCCCGGTTCCAGAGGACAGATACACACGCATGTGAAAGTGGTGGGTTAATGTAGAACTAGAGACCAGAGGGTCCTGCTCCCATGTGAGGACAATAAGTGCAATGAAAAtgtgggctttggaatcagacccAGCTGGGtttgagtctttttttattttaagttttgtttttattttttggagaagcTCCCATTCTCCAAAAAGGTCTCActaggttgtccaggctggtctcgaactactgagctcaagggatcctcccaccttggcctcccaaagtgctgggattacaggtgtgagccactgtgcctggcctaaaactcATTATTGAAGTATTCACTGGTGTTGGCTTTGGGGTTACCGGTCTACATCCTGTGACCTACCTAAAggaagccacagcacctggcctgggtTTGTCTTAACTCTGTTGGGGCCTCAGTTATCTCATCTATATAATGGGATGATTGGCTTAGATGATCTCCCAGCTCCAACATCCCAGCCCATCCTATGGGCTTCGTCGTTGCTGGGCTGCCTGCACCCATCCCCTTGGCTCCCATATCCTTCACCTTTGACCTGCTcctcattccatcccattccttagGAAACTGGCTGACTGTGCTCAGCTGCTGGACGTGGATGACATGGTACGGTTGGCTGTGCCCGACTCCAAGTGCGTCTACACCTACATCCAGGAACTGTACCGCAGCCTCGTGCAGAAAGGACTGGTGAAGACCAAGAAGAAGTGAGGAGGTGACTGGCTTTGTGGGCAGAGATGGGCAGGGTGCCCAGCTCACCAGCCATGGCCTGGGGGCTCCCTTCTGCTCCATGGAGGCACCAGAGCCAGGGGCTTAGGCAAGGGTGTGTGGCGTTGGTTTTAACTGCATTAAAAGTACTTTTGTAAAATCCTGTCTGGCCCCTCAGTGCTCTCTCCATACTTGGCCCAGGAACCTCTGCACTCTGGGATAACAAACTCTGGCCATAGGGGATTCCTCACCTGCTGAGGTCTCAATAACTGTGCAAGGTGTTTGGAAAAGGACAATGGCCTGGGTCCCACCACTAACCAGCTGTGTGACACATAcagttaacctctctgggcctcagtttacagTCTGAAAGGGGATAATGAGAGTTCCAACCTTATGAAGGTGTTGCGAGAGTTAAACGAGATAATGAAATGGGCAAAAAGCTTTGCCCAGTCCTGCCACTCAAGTGTTCAGTAAGTGGtcgccaaaaataaaaaacaaacttacATTTTGACTCTGGTGGCACTTCTGGTTATCTTCCCCTCCTTCCACACTTCTTCTCAGGTTAGGGGACTCCAGGGCAGGAGCTGGAGAAGATTCTCTAGAAACTAGTGGGATCTGGGTGACTTCCTTGACTCAAATCACCCCATATTCTATCTCTGAAAAGCCAGCAGTATTCCAGGAGCTTACAACAATTGCAACCAGAAAGTTCTTCTTCTGGGTTAAGTTAATCCCTCTACTTGGCTGAAGttttggcttgtttgtttttccattgctCATGAGATACAAATCCCTGAGCTGATTACAATTTCCTGCTAACTATCCAGTCTGGCTTTATCAGCCATTTGGGGCATGTGTGCTGATGAAAGCAGCtcatgaaaaatacagaaaacaaaacacacccCAGCCATAACCCTGGCTCACCTGCAGGGGTGTGGATTGGCAGAGTGGACCCCAGCAATCCACTGAAGTGCTCTGTGCCTCAActgcctcatctttaaaatgggggtgttggccgggcatggtggctcacacctataatcccagcactttgggaggccaaggcgggtggatcacctgaggtcaggagttcgagaccagcctggctaatatggtgaacccccgtctttactaaaaatacaaaaattagccaggcgtggtggcgggcatctgtaatctcagctactcaagagactgaggcaggagaatcgcttgaagtcaggaggcgggggttgcagagagctgagatcgcactgctgcactctagcctgggcgacggagtgagattctgtctcaaataaataaataaataaataaataaataaaatggagatatcATCCCTGTGGACCTTCTGAAAGCTCCTCTGTCCAAGGATGGCCTAATTTTCCATGGCCAACATTCCGTATGATGTTTGGGGAACATCCAAGGGAAGCAAGGTCAGAAATTTATGCTTAAATCCCTAGTCCTCTCTGGTCCTGATGAAACCACCCCATCCCCTCATCAAAGACTCAGTTGCACTCCAGAATTCATCTCTGACTTTAATGGCTTAAGCAAAAACATGGTTTCTGTGGCTCTCCCTGGACTGGATGCTGGAGGACACATACTTCACAGTCTGAGGCCTCGTCCCAGGAACTGGCAATCTAACAGGATGGCAAGGGGTTTTGAAACATATAGATTTTCAGGATGGAAGTTTGATTCTTCAGATTGTGACTCATCCGTGGAAAATAAACAGTTTAGCACCTAAATCTGTATATTCCCATCAGTGGCTTGGCTGACTCAGTTGTAAATAGGGTACCCTCCATCTGTCTCCCACCCATATGCTCCACTGTCCCCAGGCCTTCAGTGCCTAAGCCCTAGGGGGATTCGAGTTGGCTGCTGGATTCATTTCCTGCAAGCAGGCCTGCAAGGTGACCTGTCTCTCTAAGATGGAGAGCTGGAGAACTGGCCTGTAACTCTGCAAACTTAAACTCCCTTGGCTCTGGGGGATGCAAAGGGTGTGGGAAGGGTGCACCTGTGGCCAAGTGAACCTGGCAGTGAGtccatacacaacacacacactcacagctcccttccctccaccacacacacacacaaactaacGACTAACAACCTAAGAAGGGAAAAATGAATGGGGAATGGGCCACAGGGAGCTCTGGCCTTAGTCCATGAGGTGTGTCCATCCGCTATGCCGAGGATCCAGTGCACAGAGGGTCACAACATGAGTTAGGAGGGCCGGTCCACTCCGAATTGGAGGGTGAACTCTTCAGCATTCTTTCTGAACAGCTCCGGATTCTGTGTCAGCAGGTCAGCGAGGTCCATCCGCAGGGGTTCCTTGATATTCGGTCTATTCACCAGCACACTGAGGGCCTCCAGGACTGGGGAGAGACAGGCCAGATCAGGACATcagggcagagggaagggagTCATGGCTGCCCACTCCCAATGTCCTGACACTCCACACCCACTCCTTGGGGGAAAGGTTCCATGGCTTAGGATTACTCTATGACCAGATCAAATGCCCCGCTCATTCTTGGTTGGTGACACCCAAGGCCTTGACTGATtacatcagtggttttcaaacaaCTACATTTCATGGCTTCAGAGAAGCTCCTCATCACGGGGGCCGCTGAGATAAGTGAGGTTTCTGGGTCTTATCCCCATTTCAACAAAAACTATTGTTTTCCTCCATTATATTGATAGTCCAAATAAACTTTTCCTTGGGCAAAAGGGGTCTAAGGCTAAAGACTGAAAACCACCACTGCCCCCTGGCTCTTCATCTTTCACAGATGCCTTTGGGAGCCTAGTGAAGGCAGCAGCCCATCTCCCGAGACAGATGTgcacatccacatgcaaaacagTTCCCAGACCCCCTAACGCTCATCCAAGGACCACTCCCCTCCCTGCTCCTACTCCCACCAACCTAAGGACTTTCGTTTCCTGAGTTAAAAACTCCTGAGCTGGTCCAGGTGGAGGATTGCACACTGATTCAGCCACAGGCTCTAGAGCTGCATTGTTCAATAcggtagccattagccacatgcAGGCAtctaaatttaaatgaattaaaatcagtctgggcacggtggctcacgcctgtaatcccagcactttgggaggccaagatgggtggatggcttgaactcacaagtttgagaccagcctgggcaatatggcaaaacctggtctctacaaagcatgcaaaaattagccaggtgtagtggcacgctcctgtagtcccagttactcgggaggctgaggtgggaggatggcttgagcccaggaggtggaggttgcagtgagccaagattgtatcaCTGAACtaactgcctgggcaacagagacagaacGTGTctcaatagaaaaaacaaaaaggattaaAATTAAGTACAATTAAGAATggagttctggccaggcgcggtgactcacacctgtaatcccagcactctggaaggctgaggcaggcggatcacctgaggtcaggagttcgagaccagcctggctaacatggcaaaacccctctctactaaaaatacaaaattagctgggtgtggtgtcatatgcctgtaattccagctactcgagaagctgaggccggagaatctcttgaacccaggaggcggaggttgcagtgagccaagatcgagccactgcactccagcctaggcgacagagcgagactccgtcttaaaaaagaaaaagaattgagtTCCTCAGTtgcaacagccacatgtggcttgcGAGTCAGCCAAGTGCCGCCGTTTGTCATCTGTATAACCTTAGGCAACCACTTCACCTCTCACATGCCTCAGATGTCCGGGTCTATTAAACAAGGCTAATGACAACACTACCTCACGGGCTTGTGGAGGAAATAAAGATGAAGTCGGCATGTGATGTTTTTAGCACAGTGCCGAAAGTGCTCAGTCAAGTGACAGGTATTATCATTATGAGGCCAGTTCCTTCCACTGTCATGTAGGACACCGAGTCCCGGAAAGGAATGAAAACTTGCCCAAAGTCCACAGGGGGAACAGCGGGCTTTCTTATCCCGAGCCCTTCCCTGTGCAGCCAAGCTGCCTCTCCCATGAACCGCAGCAATGCTCCTCTGTCACGACTGCACAGGTATAAGAACAGAGGCGGGAGGAGGTCAGTCTGTCTAGTACTGAACTTCTATCTCATAGTAAGTTCAGCCAAGACTCACAATTTTTATCTCCTCTCTTTGGGGCTTTTCAAGCTCAGAATAAGCTGTGAACCCCCTCTCCAGTAATCTCTACCCAGTATCAGTCCCTCCTCCAGGCAAAGCCCAGCCCCACCTTGGCAAGTCTTGGTGCAAGGCTTCCAGTTCTCATTGCTGATGATGGGCAGGCAAACTTGACCATTCTCGTCCACGTTGGGGTGGTAGATCTTGGTTGTGAATTTGATCATGGGAGGCTTGAACGGATACTCCTGCGGGAAGCTGATGCACAGGTTGAAGGCTTTGAGGTGGTAGGGAGGTTCGTCCTGTGCAGAGAGAAGAGGGGTCAAGCTCTGGTCTGgttttcctcccttcctgcccccaTCCGAGGGTCCTAGACATCCTCTGCTTCACTCCCAGGAGGAATCATGAGCCAGGATACACACAGCACCTACATTCATTTGACAATTGAGTCATGGATTAGTGAAAATGTGAAATCACCAAAGAGCactggcctgggaggcagagaagtcTGATCCTGGCTTTTGCTGTGTGACCATGGGTGAGCCACTTCCCACCTCtagtcctcagtttcctcatttgaaaagtGGATAAAGATGGACTAGATGAGCTCTAAGGACCATCTCAGCTTTCAAGACTTTCTGAGATTATGGAAGAAAAGGATGGGACatcctttcttaaaacattagaatgggggtgaggaaatggagaaaatgaggaaatcCTAAGAACCCAGGagcttaggaaaataaaatggtgcagctgtgatggaaaacagtatggccatttctcaaaagattagacacagaattaccatatgatccagcagttctaCTTCTGGGTAGAAacccaaagaactgaaagcaaaCAGGTATTTGTATACCAATGTTTCTAGCAGCCAAATGGTGAAAGCAAAccaagtgtctatcaatggatcAATCAACAAAACGtggcatatacacacaatggagtattatttagccctaaaaggaatgaaattctgatatatgctacaacatggatgaaccttgaagacattatgctaagggaaataagctAGACAAAAAAAAGGACAGATATTGCAAGATACCACTTATGTGCAGTACCTAgaacagtcaaattcatagaaacaaaatacaaaagtggTCACCAGGTGctggggaaagaaaggaatggggagttactgaaggggtacagagtttcagtacAGGTAGacaaaaagttctagagatgaacggtggtgatggttgtgcaacaatatttgtttgtttactgaagcagggtctcgctctgtcacccaggctggagtgcactggcattaTCATTGCTCACTGTAAtgtcaacttctgggctcaagtgatcctcccacctcagcctcctgagtagctggtactacaggggcccactaccatacctggctaattaaaaatttttttttgatagggtctcactatgttgccagggctggtcttgaactcctggccttgagcaatcCTTTTGCTTTGGCCTCCAgattactgggattacaagcatgagccaccatgcccagctgtaatCCTATTTAATCCTATTTAATGACactgaactatatacttaaaaatggttaagatggtaaattttgttatgtgtattttaccatgaTTAAAAACCAACAAACTCAGGGGCTGGAGTGACCTAGGGGTTGGGAGCTGCAAGGAGCCAGCAGAAGACCCTCTAGACTTTGAGCGACCTGAACACTTTTCTGAGCACCTATTTGTGCTGTCCTGTGCTAAGGGCTTGACATGCattagcctgtgcaacagagtatGGGGGTCACACAGACTCCggagccaccctgcctgggtgTGATTCGACTCTGACACTCACTAGCCACGTGATCTAACTagacagggcacggtggctcacgtttggaatccccgcactttgggagtccaaagtgggcagatcacctgaggtcgggagttcgagacaagcctgaccaacatggagaaaccctgtctctattaaaaatgcaaaattggccgggtgcggtggctcacgcttgtaatcccagcactttgggaggccgaggcgggcggatcacaaggtcaggagatcgagatcacggtgaaaccccgtctctattaaaaacacaaaaaaattagccgggcgtggtggtgggcacctgtagtcccagctactcggagaggctgaggcaggagaatggcgtgaacccgggaggcggagcttgcaatgagccgagatcgcgccactgcactccagcctgggcgacagagcgagattccgtctcaaaaaaaaaaaaaaaaaaaaaaaaaaaaatgcaaaattagccgggcatggtgacgcatgcctgtaatacccgctacacgggaggctgaggcaagaactgagaggaggaaattgaacctgggaggctgacgttgtggtgagcagagatcacacccttgcactccagcctgggcaacaagagcaaaactccgtctcaaaaaaaaaaaaaaaagagagagagatggagtaaaaaaaagtaggaagataaagaaaatatcccaTTTTTTATGGTCTCAGTAAGAAGAAAAGGCTGCGCCTATCAGTCAGAGAAGGCCAACGGCTGAGGCCTCAGAGCAGGATGGGAGGGTGCTGTGGTTGGATGTCTGTCTCCtcaaatctcaggttgaaatttgatccccaaggCCTGCgcggcggtggctcacgcctgtaatcctaacactttgggaggctgaggcagatggattgcctgggctcaggagtttgagatcagcctgggcaacatgatgaaaccccacctccactaaaatacaaaaaagtagctgggcgtggtagcatgcgcctgtagtcccagctactcaggaggctgaggcatgagaattgcttgaacctgggaggcagaggttgcagtgagtctcgCTCTGCACTcactccagagtgagactctgtcaccaaaaaaaaaaaggaaagaaaagaaaagaaaagaaatttgatccccaatgttggaggtggggcctagtaggAGGCGTATGGGTCCTGGGGGCAGATCTCCCATGAATGGCTCCGTGCCAACCTCACAGTAATAAGAGAGTTCTTACTCTATTACTTACTGAAAAAGCTGGTTGTTTAGAAGATCCTGGCACctgctcattctctctctttcacttcttCTCTTGACATGTGATCTGTACATgtggctcccctttgccttccaccgtgagtggaagcttcctgaggcctcaccggaagcagatgctggtgccatgcttcttttttttttttttttttgagatggagtttcactttgttgcccaggctggagtgcaatggcgtgatcttggctcaccgcaacctctgcctcccgggttcaagcgattctcctgcctcagcctcccaactagttgggattacaggcacgcgccaccacatccagctaattttctatttttagtagagacgggttttctccatgttggtcaggctggtcttgaactcccgacctcaggtgatccaccctcctcggcttcccaaagagatggaattatagatgtgagccaccaagcccggcgccatgcttcttgtacagcctgcagaagctTGAGCCaaattaacctcttttctttatacattatgcagcctcgggtattcctttacagcaacacaaatggactaagacaggggTATCAGTGTGTCCTGCCTGAAGGGGCTTCTTTCTGGGCTTTGTAGGACTTAACAGAGGAAGGAGGTAGCAGAGTCATGGAGCTGAGAGCTCCGGGGAcctgtcccagctctgcctcGAGCTTGCTGTATGACTGAGCTTTCTCTGAggatcagtttcttcatttgtaaaagggAGAAGTTGGACCAGAGGATTCCATGCTGTATCTTACAGTCAGTTGAGAAAGCCCCACTACCTTCTAAGTTCTAGGTTAAATAAAGTATTTTGctactttttttggttttgtttttttgagacagagtttcgctcttgtcatccaggctggagtgcaatggcccaatctcagctcactgcaacttccacctcccaggttcaagtgattctcatgcctcagcctcctgagtagctgggattataggctcccacaaccacgcccagctaatttttgtatttttactagagacagtgtttcaccatgttggccaggctggtctcaaacttctgacctccggtgatccacccacctcagcctctcaaagtgctgggattacaggtgtaagccaccgtgcccagcctgctactttttaaaaaattttgaaaactattcaTTTTTCATGGAGTGGTTAAAAGAGAAGACCCTGGAGTCCGCTGAATTCCACTCCTGCCACCTTATTCTGACTGACCACAGAccagttacttaacctccttGGTTTCCATCTCTGCAATTTCAAGAGGAAGACAACCTTCCCCATTGGATGTTTGAGAGGATTCAATATAACCTCATATGTCGTGTACTTAAAACAGCACTTGGTCCACAGGAGACTCTCAAGCAATGAGAATTCTTACTATTAGCTTCAACAGGCTCATCGAGCTGAATCCTTCCATGACCAAGATATGACAAGTGGGGCCACTTTGGTGAACACATAAACTGAGACTGAGCCTTTGAGGAGGAATTTGTCTGCTATTCCAAAAGACCTTTCCCAGTTCTCCTTCCTCTGCCAGTCAACCATCCCCTCCTTTATGGCCTCACCAGGCACCTTCAGGCCCCCTTAGCTGATGACTTGGTCCTCCAGCTCTGGGATTCCTCCCAAGTATCATGTTTCTTCAGGACTCCTATATGGCTGGAAGGTCTGTGGCCAGTTCCTGGGGCACACTTAACCACCTTGGTCTTGCCAACCATTGAGGTCCTCTGATTTCATAGTATTCTGCCAGAGCAGACCTTTCCTAGGTTTTCCTATCACCCCCGCTTTCATCATCTCAAAGTTGGTCTCCTTGGAGGTATAATCAGTCCCTGGAGCTCCTTTGAGCATCTTCTCCCAGCACCTGAGGCCTAGAACAGGTGTCCTCACTCTAAGCCAGGTAAGTGGATCGTTTCAACACAGTAACCCAAGGGACTTGACAGAGGTTCCCATGTTGACCTGACTCAGGCCTTTCTCTACTTTTCTGGACTATAGGTCAGTCTAAAGAGAAGATGACACAACCTAGGCCACTGCATtgtcaataaaaagtaaatcgtgccgggtgtggtggctcacacctgtaatcccagcactttgggaagccgaggtgggcagattacttgaggccaggagtttgagaccagcctggccaacatggcaaaaccctgtctccattaaatatacaaaaattagcctggcatagtggcacatgcctgtagtcacagctactcaggaggctgaggcaggagaatcgcttgaaccccagaggtggaggttgcaggaaaCCGacatcgtaccactgcactgcagcctgggcaacacagtgagactctgtctcaaaaaaaaaaaaaaagtccaaatccTAAATAATAAGATGAATTGTTACTTTGATATTCCAAAGAGCTTGGACTAACAAAAAGTTCAAtgtcttaaattttatttccaagtaATGAAAAGTGTAGATTGATTTCTCAAAGTATCTTTAGTCACTAATAATCggatgaaaaaaagagagatcttgCACTCTGAAAACTATTTTGGAATACTGCTTTCAGAGAGACTTTATCAAGAAAATACCAAAtaataaacagagaaaaagaagaacagtAGAAATGAGCTACTTGTGTTTTCATATGTAAcaattttctgaaataagactaaagaaaaacaaaatacaatttagGTTTGCAGGAGCAAATTCTACCAACTGTGAAAGCCTGGAAGTTTATCCCTACCCCTTGACAAAGGTCCAAGaaatcttcatttcttcttctttttgatgcTGGTTGTCTCCTGAAGTTCTGTGGTGGGCTTGGTGGCTACTGGTTTAAGGAAGGGGTCTCCTACTAAGTCAAAAGTCCTTTGGCATCTTTATCAGAAGATGAACCTCAGAAGTATCCGGATCTCAGAAGCAATCAATTCAGAGAGGCCCCCTCCAGCAACGATAACCTCCAGTAAAAGGATCTCAAGCAGGGAAAATTCTTGCCTAGTCCTAACCCTCCCTGCCCATGTCCCTGGCCTAAGTTGGCCCCAATCCAAAGCCATGGTCCCCATGGATACTCACGGGTAGGAGGAGAGCGTGCCACACCAGGACATTGGCATCATCGCTGGACAGGTTCCGCAGGTACGGGGGAGGCTTCTTCTGAAGATCCTCTAGCTCCTGCAGGGGACACAAGTGAGTGGGCAGTTGGCCTAGTCCTCCCTATTTcagccccctccccctgccccagcagCAAGCTGCCCCAAGTTCAAAACTGGCCATCTTAGGGGCAGAAGCCGGTAAAGTCAGAGCctacatttactgagcacttagtaTGTATCAGGCATGGTGctggtgctttttcttttttttttttttttgagacagagtctcactctgttgcccaggctggaatgcagtggcgcgatctcagctcactgcaagctccgcctcctgggttcacgccattctcctgccgcagcctcccgagtagctgggactacagacgcctgccaccacgcccggctaattttttgtatttttagtagagacggggtttcaccgtgttagccaggatggtcttgatctcctgacctcgtgatccgcccgcctcagcctcccaaagtgctgggattacagacgtgagccaccacgcccagccagtgcTGGTGCTTTAAGTAAATTTTCTGACTGTGGCCTCACCACAACTCTGGTACACCTAGGTACTAGGTGCAGGGAAAAATACATCACTTCTCCCAGATATTAAAACTTGGGAGTAAGTGCTCTTAGGAGGCTTTTCTCCTGAAAGCAGGGTACTTAACCTCTGCTCTCTAGCCTTCTTCCTAGAAAGTCCCTAGGTTCTaattcccttcctctcttcctttcttccttccataaGCATCGACTGAGCATCTACAGCAAAGACATGACCCCACCGCTTCAAACTCTGCCAGATCAGGGCTGGAGAAGGGAAATGACTCCGGAAGACCATAGCAGAGAAGAACTCTACACACCAAGCGGGGAAACAAGGGGGCAAGGAGTGACTCATCTTCCCAGAACTGTGGCCCAAGCACCTGAATATCCCTTTTGAATTCTCCCAACAGCCATTACTGAGCATCTTCTACTGACATTTAACTGAGACAGGACCCAGTCCTCAAGAATTTCAGTAGAGTAATGGATGAAACACGGATGTGATTATGTGAATGTGTATGGATATACAGTAGGGAAGGAGAtgagaggggagaaggaaggcttcacagagtGTGCACTCTGAGCTGGGCCATGCAGAATGAACAGGAATCCATAATGCAGAGAAGGGGAGAAGCACCAGGGCAGAGGGCCCAGATGGGGCACATATGTACAGTATGTCCTGCAGAAGGTGAATAGGTAGTACAGGAAAAGGGTTCCAAGGTCAAGTATATTTGGGAAATCTAGGCTAAAGATATTTCTTCACTGGAGAACTTTCCAGAGCCTTTAATATGCTATTGTGTATGGTGATTGACCAAGCTGTGGGCCCACGGCATGCAGTACTTCTCAAACGTATTTGACAAAGGAATGCTGCCCCTCTTTTAGGGTCCATCTTGTGGGACTACAGGCCTTTTCTTGTTGGAGAAGATAAAAAGATAGTCAAGGGCAGGTCACATTCCTCTGGAACAATGAATTAGTacaaaccagtggttctcaaccaggggcgaTTTTACCCAGCCAGGGACATTTGGTAATATCTGGGAACATTGTTCCGTTGTCATAAATCGGGagagtgggtagaggccagagatgctgatAAACATCCTAACAAAGAATTATCTCGCCCAACAAAAGGGGAGACCGCTGCCCCCTGCAGGGTGAGTCTCAGGCCTGGTCAccttcaccacaagctgactgaagggCCTTTGGGCCTTAGGTGAACATCAGCAGTAGTACCCTGGCAGTACTCCTCATAGACCCGTGGTGGTGGTGGACAAGGGGAGAGACTCCTATATCtgaggaaaagggagggaagagtgggaaggactgtgcCCTGTGGTTTCAGTGCCAGCTTAGCTGCAGTAGAACAGAGCACTAGatagatttctaaggtttccGACTCCAGGCCCTGGCCCGTGGACAGCAACTGTGGACCTCTCTGCGGCCCAGCAGGGAACTAACCGCCctaaagggaaggacacaagcctggctgacttcaccacctgctgattgtagagccctagggccttgggCAAACGTAGGGCATAGCCAGGTAGTGATTACAGCGGGCTTTGAGCAAGACCCAGTGTTGTGCTGGTTTCAGgcctgacccagtgcagtcccaaTTCTGGTGACCATGGGGATGCTTGTGTCACACCCCA containing:
- the UBE2L6 gene encoding ubiquitin/ISG15-conjugating enzyme E2 L6 isoform X1, which produces MTASVRVAKELEDLQKKPPPYLRNLSSDDANVLVWHALLLPDEPPYHLKAFNLCISFPQEYPFKPPMIKFTTKIYHPNVDENGQVCLPIISNENWKPCTKTCQVLEALSVLVNRPNIKEPLRMDLADLLTQNPELFRKNAEEFTLQFGVDRPS
- the UBE2L6 gene encoding ubiquitin/ISG15-conjugating enzyme E2 L6 isoform X2, coding for MIKFTTKIYHPNVDENGQVCLPIISNENWKPCTKTCQVLEALSVLVNRPNIKEPLRMDLADLLTQNPELFRKNAEEFTLQFGVDRPS